From a region of the Thermomicrobium roseum DSM 5159 genome:
- a CDS encoding FtsW/RodA/SpoVE family cell cycle protein, giving the protein MKRGGPVVRWLELQLLVVPATAALVGLLTIYLARVGTTRWTWSDLTVSLVFITVLGLTSIWLGILGLRGDQLVLPIVAMLACLGLLLSQRLSPTVGGSGLWASLSQRQLAYLLLAFAVLWVTVAVVRRLEWIKRFKYTWALGASALTLFTMLFGTDLGSGARLWLDLGPITVQPGEIVKVLLVFFLASYLDDYRELLTSSYRIGPLSLPPIPYLIPLVVMWGIAVLAVVLQNDLGNALLLYGVFLVMLYAASGRGYYVGGGLLAFAGAVIVALRVFPRVQQRIQIWLNPWSDPTGLGMQPVQADLAFAHGHIFGSGWGFGYPQAIPVVATDYAFAAIGEELGSLGAIALVALYLVLILRGLFIALRIRNGFVRLLTVGLVTVLGLQTIIILGGNVRLLPLTGITLPFVSAGGSSLITNFLIVGLLLRASEQARG; this is encoded by the coding sequence ATGAAGCGAGGAGGTCCGGTAGTCCGCTGGCTCGAGCTCCAACTCCTCGTGGTACCGGCGACCGCCGCTCTCGTGGGCCTGCTGACGATCTACCTCGCGCGAGTCGGGACCACGCGGTGGACGTGGAGCGATCTGACCGTCAGTCTGGTCTTCATCACTGTCCTCGGCTTAACAAGCATTTGGCTCGGGATCCTCGGCCTGCGCGGTGATCAGCTCGTCCTCCCGATCGTCGCGATGCTCGCCTGTCTGGGATTACTGCTCAGCCAGCGTCTCAGTCCTACTGTTGGGGGTAGCGGGCTCTGGGCATCCCTGAGCCAGCGGCAACTGGCGTATCTCCTGCTCGCTTTCGCTGTACTCTGGGTCACGGTGGCCGTGGTACGTCGGCTCGAGTGGATCAAGCGCTTCAAGTACACCTGGGCACTGGGGGCATCAGCCTTGACATTGTTCACGATGCTTTTCGGAACTGACCTCGGTTCGGGTGCCCGTCTTTGGCTCGATCTCGGACCGATCACCGTGCAACCTGGAGAAATCGTGAAAGTCTTGCTCGTATTTTTCCTGGCGAGCTATCTCGACGACTACCGCGAGCTCCTGACGAGTTCGTACCGGATCGGACCACTTTCGCTGCCTCCCATCCCCTATCTCATCCCGCTCGTCGTGATGTGGGGAATAGCGGTACTCGCCGTCGTTTTGCAGAACGACCTCGGTAATGCATTGCTCCTGTACGGTGTCTTTCTCGTCATGCTGTACGCAGCATCAGGTCGCGGCTACTACGTTGGCGGAGGTCTTCTGGCTTTCGCCGGAGCAGTCATCGTTGCACTGCGCGTTTTTCCCCGCGTCCAGCAGCGTATCCAAATCTGGTTGAATCCATGGAGCGACCCTACTGGATTGGGCATGCAACCTGTGCAGGCTGACTTAGCTTTCGCGCATGGCCATATCTTCGGATCCGGCTGGGGATTCGGGTATCCACAGGCGATACCGGTTGTGGCAACCGACTACGCATTCGCTGCTATCGGGGAGGAACTGGGGAGTTTGGGAGCGATCGCCCTCGTCGCGCTCTATCTCGTGCTCATCCTTCGCGGTTTGTTCATCGCCCTACGCATCCGAAACGGCTTCGTTCGCTTGTTGACAGTCGGACTCGTCACGGTTCTCGGCTTGCAGACGATCATTATTCTCGGTGGAAACGTGCGGCTGCTTCCGTTGACTGGGATCACCCTACCCTTCGTCAGTGCAGGTGGGAGCTCGCTGATCACGAATTTTCTCATCGTCGGACTGCTGCTCCGTGCCAGCGAGCAGGCACGAGGATGA
- a CDS encoding O-antigen ligase family protein: MLPRDERGRRIDPYDSVLLAGAALVVTGLLLSQSLPALLAAGLLLFSQVLAVWQPLSVLFLMPVGLAFFPLGFSVGSARFSYLEATLLLGVSGSFLRSTLSMIGARDRTATLRTFLARLTRADFAGLALGLLLAGTVSLGSLANPDHVREALREWRWTIVEPVLWYSVALLALRSSQDARRLVTLWVLSAAGMAVASVVLWFAGGGLAVEGVRRLAGFYPHPNAAALALERPAVVALVLAAAARAPWWFWSTAAAPLLVAVILTFSRGALLGLWGGLLVGLWQLGKRRLAGAFLLTGCLLAFVLVLLFPARLQAELWAGGDALRLAIWRSSLAMIQDYPLTGVGLDQYLYQYVPRYVEPRAWSERFTSHPHNLILDFWLRLGIAGLLLLGSALWLVVQHVRSSSRDPWSVALVAGLTAGAIHGSLDRGYFSPDLAASFWLAAAILDLPRLGDQRGS, from the coding sequence ATGCTTCCACGTGATGAGCGAGGTCGTCGGATCGATCCGTACGACTCAGTGCTACTGGCGGGTGCTGCACTCGTTGTGACTGGACTGTTGCTTTCGCAAAGTCTACCGGCTCTCCTTGCAGCTGGACTGCTTTTGTTCTCTCAAGTTCTCGCAGTTTGGCAACCTCTCTCGGTGCTCTTTCTCATGCCGGTGGGACTCGCCTTTTTCCCACTCGGCTTCTCGGTAGGCTCTGCTCGCTTTTCTTACCTCGAAGCCACACTTCTCCTCGGGGTCAGCGGGAGTTTTCTCCGATCGACTCTCTCGATGATCGGCGCGCGTGACCGAACAGCTACCCTCCGAACGTTTCTTGCACGTCTCACCCGAGCAGACTTTGCGGGACTCGCTCTCGGGTTACTGCTGGCGGGCACAGTGTCGCTCGGAAGCTTGGCCAACCCCGACCATGTGCGGGAAGCGTTGCGCGAGTGGCGCTGGACTATTGTTGAACCGGTTCTTTGGTATAGTGTCGCTCTGCTCGCCCTGCGATCGAGCCAGGATGCTCGGAGGTTGGTCACGCTGTGGGTACTGTCGGCGGCTGGCATGGCAGTTGCCAGCGTTGTGTTGTGGTTCGCTGGAGGTGGGCTCGCTGTCGAAGGAGTACGGCGCTTGGCGGGCTTTTATCCGCACCCGAATGCAGCGGCGCTCGCGTTGGAGCGTCCTGCTGTCGTCGCTCTCGTATTGGCTGCCGCCGCGAGAGCACCCTGGTGGTTTTGGTCGACGGCAGCTGCACCGCTTCTTGTAGCGGTGATCCTCACCTTCTCGCGCGGTGCTCTCCTTGGACTCTGGGGCGGGCTGCTGGTCGGGCTCTGGCAGCTGGGGAAACGGCGCCTGGCTGGCGCATTTCTTCTGACAGGATGTCTTCTCGCGTTTGTTCTGGTGTTACTCTTTCCGGCGCGACTGCAGGCTGAGCTATGGGCGGGGGGAGATGCACTGCGACTCGCCATTTGGCGTAGTTCCCTCGCCATGATCCAAGACTATCCGCTCACCGGAGTTGGACTCGATCAATATTTGTACCAATACGTGCCGCGCTATGTGGAGCCGCGAGCCTGGTCGGAGCGGTTCACCAGTCACCCACACAACCTCATTCTCGACTTTTGGCTTCGGCTGGGTATCGCTGGTCTCCTCCTACTGGGGAGCGCGCTTTGGCTGGTCGTACAGCACGTCCGATCGTCCTCTCGTGATCCCTGGTCAGTCGCGCTAGTTGCAGGGCTTACGGCTGGCGCGATTCACGGGAGTCTCGATCGCGGATATTTCTCGCCGGATCTCGCAGCCTCGTTCTGGCTGGCGGCTGCCATACTAGATCTGCCGCGTCTCGGTGACCAGCGCGGCAGTTGA
- the mtnP gene encoding S-methyl-5'-thioadenosine phosphorylase — translation MDAELGVIGGSGLYRMPELTDVEEIAIETPFGRPSDTITLGTLHGMRVAFIPRHGRAHQHSPSNVPARANFWALKSLGVQWVVSVSAVGSLREEIAPLDFVVPDQVVDRTVRRPRSFFDESGLVVHVTLDEPFCPELRWALTQAAIAAGVRVHDRGTYICIEGPQFSTRAESNLYRSWGLDIIGMTAMPEVRLAREAELCFALLALVTDYDVWHAEEEPVSVSVVLERLHQNVQAAQRALSALIEYLRALPGRCGCRTALQHAIVTDPAAISPEIRQRFSLLLGKYLPG, via the coding sequence ATGGACGCTGAACTCGGTGTGATCGGTGGAAGCGGTCTCTATCGCATGCCGGAGCTCACCGATGTGGAGGAGATCGCCATCGAGACCCCCTTCGGTCGACCGAGCGATACCATCACGCTGGGAACACTCCATGGGATGCGCGTCGCTTTCATACCGCGACACGGTCGTGCGCACCAGCACAGTCCGAGCAATGTACCAGCCAGGGCCAATTTTTGGGCACTCAAGTCGCTCGGAGTGCAGTGGGTCGTCTCCGTGAGTGCTGTCGGCAGTCTCCGCGAGGAGATCGCACCACTCGATTTCGTCGTACCCGATCAAGTCGTCGACCGAACTGTCCGGCGGCCTCGCTCGTTTTTCGATGAGAGCGGCCTGGTTGTCCATGTCACGCTGGATGAGCCGTTTTGCCCGGAACTGCGGTGGGCACTCACCCAAGCAGCGATCGCGGCCGGCGTGCGCGTCCACGACCGAGGGACTTATATCTGCATCGAAGGCCCACAGTTCTCGACGCGCGCAGAATCGAACCTGTACCGTTCGTGGGGACTGGACATCATCGGTATGACGGCGATGCCGGAGGTTCGTCTGGCTCGGGAGGCAGAACTCTGTTTCGCGCTGCTCGCACTGGTGACAGACTACGATGTGTGGCATGCCGAAGAAGAACCGGTGAGCGTATCGGTCGTGTTGGAGCGCTTGCATCAGAACGTCCAAGCAGCGCAACGTGCCCTCAGCGCACTGATCGAGTACCTGCGAGCACTACCAGGGCGATGCGGCTGTCGCACTGCGCTCCAGCATGCGATCGTGACCGACCCAGCTGCGATTTCCCCCGAAATACGGCAGCGATTCTCGCTTCTTCTCGGCAAGTACCTGCCAGGGTGA
- a CDS encoding UDP-glucuronic acid decarboxylase family protein, whose protein sequence is MRILVTGGAGFIGSHLCESLLLDGYQVIAVDSLLTGRLGNIRHLLTHPFFRFIEQDVTQGIDIEADAIFHLASPASPVGYRQYPIETLLVNSVGTYHLLELARRVRARFVFASTSEVYGDPLIHPQREDYFGNVNPIGPRSCYDEGKRFGEALTMEFVRSFGVDARIARIFNTYGPRMDPADGRVVPNFIVHALTGEPIEIFGDGMQTRSLCYISDMVRGLRLLMERDGLAGTVINLGNPDERTILELAYLVRELTGNPVPIVFRPARPDDPGRRCPDISRARAVLGWEPRVPVEEGLRMTIDYFQDVLARAAAFDE, encoded by the coding sequence GTGCGCATCTTGGTGACGGGTGGGGCGGGCTTTATCGGTTCCCATCTTTGTGAGTCGCTGCTCTTGGACGGTTACCAAGTCATCGCTGTCGACAGTCTCCTGACTGGACGGTTGGGCAACATTCGACACCTTCTGACGCACCCGTTCTTCCGATTCATCGAGCAGGATGTCACCCAAGGGATCGATATCGAGGCCGATGCCATCTTTCATCTCGCTAGCCCAGCGAGCCCTGTCGGTTACCGGCAGTATCCGATCGAGACGCTGCTCGTGAACTCGGTCGGTACCTACCACCTGCTGGAACTTGCCAGGCGAGTGCGGGCGCGTTTCGTATTCGCGTCGACCTCCGAGGTGTACGGTGATCCGCTTATCCATCCACAAAGGGAGGACTATTTCGGGAATGTGAATCCGATCGGACCGCGCAGCTGTTACGACGAGGGCAAGCGTTTTGGCGAAGCGCTGACGATGGAGTTCGTGCGCTCGTTCGGCGTCGATGCTCGTATCGCGCGCATCTTCAATACCTATGGTCCTCGCATGGATCCAGCGGATGGACGCGTCGTGCCCAACTTCATCGTCCACGCTTTGACGGGCGAGCCGATCGAGATTTTTGGTGACGGGATGCAGACCCGTTCACTGTGCTACATCTCGGACATGGTGCGTGGTCTTCGACTTCTCATGGAACGCGATGGGCTCGCGGGTACGGTGATCAATCTCGGTAATCCTGACGAACGAACTATTCTGGAGCTCGCCTATCTCGTGAGAGAGTTGACCGGAAATCCGGTTCCGATCGTCTTTCGTCCGGCGCGGCCGGACGACCCAGGCCGGCGATGCCCGGATATCAGCCGGGCGCGCGCCGTTCTTGGTTGGGAGCCTCGAGTGCCAGTGGAGGAGGGTCTACGGATGACGATCGACTACTTTCAGGACGTACTCGCTCGAGCTGCTGCTTTCGATGAATGA